The DNA region GGGTGCCATTGCCTTCGAGCCGTACAAGAGGATCTGGAAGACTTGGGCGCCGTCGCAAGCCAGGTTCTTTATCTGGCTGGCCACGCTCAATGGATGCTGGACGACAGACCGCCTTGCACGCCGAGGCCTTCAGGATCCCTCCTGCTGCCCGCTTTGTGACCAGACGGACGAAACGATCCAACACCTACTTGCAGTTTGTGTGTTTGCCAAAGACGTCTGGTTTAGGGCTCTCCAGCGCGTTGGCCTGCAGGCTTTGGCGCCGGATGGGTTTGAGCTCGTCTTCCAGGAATGGTGGCGGAAAGTGCAAACTAGAGTTCCCAAGGAGGCTCGGAAGGGTTTCAACCCTCTCGTCATCTTGGTGTCTTGGGACATTTGGAAGCACCGTAACCGTTGCGTCTTTGTTGGCATTCAGCCCGATATGGTGTCCCTGTTGAGTGACGTCTTTGATGAGGTTAGACATTGGGGAGCGACAGGAATGATAGGGTTGCGCTCTTTGTTAGTTTGAGTGTTTTGTTGTGGTCGCAGGTTAAGTCTGTGGCGTGCATGTAACTAAAAACTAACCCGGCTGTTGGTTCGGTTCTGTATTCtgttttttctccttcttaatataatgacacgCAGCTCTCCTACGTGTTCGAGGAAAACAAACTAAAATGCCATTGAAAGTTAAATAAGTGTGTTTTGGTCATTCCTTGTCCAAGTAACAAGAGGACGTTAATGAGGCGTGGTTACTAATTTTTATACAGTTTCTTTTGAGTTAAGCATAGAATGATAGAAACACTGCTTCGATGCCTTTAAATGCTTCCCAAAAAGTTTTACTTCAACCTTCCAAATAGAATTCCAATTTGCAATAATATTTCATAGAAGTGAACAAGATAAAGCTATGTTAAATGAAGTTTGCCTAGGAGTAAGCTATATCAGGTACATGGGAGGCAGGGGCTGTGAGCACGACGACCACGAAGCCACGACGCAGGCAGATCCCTTGAGGCAGGTGACCAACCGACAAGAGGGAGTCAGCGGGCAGCCGAGAAGCAAGGGAAGAAGCAAGGCAGCCAAGCGACAAGTAGAAGGTAGATTAGATCAGACGTGGAAGAAACcgatcaaattttttttttagggtTCTTGGGCGAGTTGCGGCACCCTGAGGAGAAAAACATGGTTGTGATACCATATTAGAAATAACaacttatatttaatattagcCCTTAAGGGTAATATATAGAGTAAAAAAGGAGTACATAATAAGAACTTTAATAACATATACGTAATGAATAAgaactctatattcctaacagtTTCTAGCTTAGTCATGGTGTTCCCGACCTTTGAAGCTTTGCCTAATTGCTTACTAGTTACTCCAATACCTGACGGGTTACCACTGGGAACCTGTAGCAGAATGTACTATAGTAACTCACTATATTCCAAAAACGTTTGATCTGGTCGTACAAAACAAGTGTAGATTCAGGTGTGGAAAAAAATCAAACCATATGAATGAGGCAATGTGCTAAGACAGTTTACTAACAGATGAAGTGTCGGTAGATTGCCAACCATTGGCATTGCTGAATTGCGTAAGTTTCGGGTGGAATGGCCGTGGCATTAAACCTACCAGTTACCTATAATGGAGCACTTTTTGATAATGTGAAGTTCAATGTGTTCTGACTTCTGAGTCACAGATAAGCTTTCAAGCCTTATATGCATGATCACAAATATATACAATAGTATAATTTATTGTAGCTATTATTTTGCAGTGTCAGCAGGAAGAGTCGCTACAACACAAGCAATATCTGCACCAAGAACGTCCAGTACTACGAAGCGATGGACATAGCTCAAGTTTGATCAATTTGCTCCAGCACTAGTTTTATGTTTTTGTACAGCACTCTGCATTTCATGCCACTTGATGAACTTTATACATCAGTTGGATTCgttcgataaaaaaaatagttggatagtttttttaagaaagagATAGATTCTCTTTTCTATCCGGTGAGGATGTAATTTTTCTTGTACATATGTATTGTTACGGTACTACAAAAATTTGTTGATTTGTTAAAACAAGCAATAAATATTTGTTAATTGTTGAATAGAAGCGATGCTTTCTGGTTTTTGTGAACAATCAACATGTCTTTGTTAATTGCTAAATTTAGCATAATAAAGTACCCCTTCCATTATTTTCATCTGAACCTTGATCGTCTGTATTTTCAAAACAATCTATGTAGCAAAATGAAAATCATATTGCTAGATTTGTCGTTGTTTATAGTATTACATAATTTGACTTCAATAGGAATATAATTTCATAAGTATATTTAATAAAGCAACATGTACCTTGCAAATCTGCAAGCTTCGTAAAATCGCATATCTGCCAGCTCCGCATTTTGCAAAGCCACACTTCGTTTCAAATCTACACGGTTCTAACAACACGGGCCCACCTAGCAGCGGAACAAAACGGATGAAGCTCATTATTTGATCATATTGGCGTTCCACAGTGGCGAAGCCACGGCATGGCCGGAGGGGGCCTGGCACCCCCTAACAGAGCTGCCATTCAACTAATAAAGTATTAATCAGCACATGTTAATTGTAGTTTAATCTAATTCCTGATCTAATTGGCCCCCTCTATGTCTAATTGGCCCCTCCCATATTTAAATCCTGGCTTCGCCCCTGGCGTTCCAGCCTTGGATGTCTGAGTGGTTGAagcttttgatcccggagtgaGAAGATGATACTTGTGGTTTAGATTTTACTAGTACTACTTGCAAGTTCGTCCATGGTGACGGAAGCTTTGGCTGAACAAATCTCTCTAAGTCAGCAAGGGATTGAGAAGCTTGACAAGTATGCCGAGAAGGGCAAGGCTTTTCCTTGACACAACTGCAAATGAGAACAAGTTCATCCTCAACTGCTTAACACCTGTAAACAGTCTATACCTTACAATCCTCTTCAATAATGAACAAACTCTCGTACTGTAAGTCTCAATGAACTAATCGCGAAAAACAAAGTCTATGAAATCCTTTTGATGTATATTCTATATTTGTTCAACTGTATTAATCAACACTTATGAACTTGAACAACCTTTTTCATGATTAATTATATTGGATATTTAATCATTCCATTTTTCTGTATTTTTAACATTAAAAGCTTACCCcatatttcataaaaatttggcTTTGATACTAGGAGAGAGTACTAGAAAACCTCTTTTGACCTTACATAAAGTTAAAAACTAGGAAGGACTTAAGAGTTACAAGTATAAGAAAATGGTTCTCCATGTACAAATGATCTATCATCGTGCccttgaaaaatagtttgatAAAATATCCCAGTGAATGAAAAGGCCATGAACAAATTTTGCTCATAATAATTTTCTTGTAATGTTCCACAGTTAAATGGCTAAAACACCGTATAAAACCTCGCCACGTTTGGCGATGTATGGAATATAAAAACTACAGCCATATGTACATTGACAATACAAAAATAGACCTAAAAATGGAAGGCAAAAAGAAGAGTCGGTTCAAAAAACTCTCAACCGTTTTCCCGCCAGATCTTGTTCCTATCGTTGCTGGAAGTTCAACTTCTTGATGCAGACCGCGTACATGAACGCAAAGAACACCGCAAAGAGCACGAGAACCGGTGCGACAACCGCCATAAAATTCTTGTGGTATCCAAAATGATGTGTTATGTAGTAACTGATTGTCTGGTCGGGTTGACCGGGGACTGAGATGATCTCTTCCAGGTCTCCGTACTGTGTCACTATGAGCCCATAAACAGTCCATGCCAATGGGCAAATCCAGTAGTACCAGATCCACCACTTGGGAATTCTCTGAAACAAGAGTAGGAAAGGAAACATTAGTTCTTTTATTCTTACAGAAAAGGAGTACAGGAATTGTTTGATTGAAGAAACAACTAACCGGTCTTGGAATGAAGAAGCCTGAGAAGAGGTTGAAGAGAGAATAGAAAGCTGCGGCAAAGATGGCTGCAACCTCATGGTTTGGTGAGATCGAGACAGTCATCATGCCATAGTAGGTGAagtagaggaaggagaagtagGACACGAAGAAGAACCAGAAGAACTTGGCAGCTGTCCATTGGAAGCTCATCATGGCGTATACGATGAGGGTGTAATACGTCGCTTGGACAAACACATAGGGGATCTCCATGACAACCTGCAAAAGCATATATAAAACTTGAGTGACTCCGGAAAGAAAATGGCACCTTAGTTATCACTGTGTTTTCTAATAGCTCTTTGATCTTTCTTTACCTGAGCAATGGCATAGGGCATCGCAGAGTACATCCCAGCAGCCCTCTCTCGGTAGAAGACTGTCCTTTCAATCGAAACAATTGGCTGCACAGTTGAGCAATTGTTGATGCCGACAAACATCACAGCTGTGTACATTGCTCCAATAACCATCCTGAGAGTGTTTGCATCTCCCCTGCAACAGAAGGCGCCAAAACATTCAGATGCTAGTACATTAGGAACAAGTGGTCAAAGACAAAGAGAGGTAGAAAATTTACATCTTGGTGCCTATCCTCCAAAAGATGGAGCCGAGAAGCAACGCAGTGAACAAAGTGAAGAAAAATCTAACAAGGTTGTAATCCGGGCTGCGCCAATAGGTCAGCCAATGCTTCCAGAGGCAGGCTTTGAACTGCCCTATTGTGGATTGAGAGTACTTTGTAGGGAAATAAAGATCTGATGTTCCTGTCTCTGGTTGACTCAGCTGCTTCACCAGTACCTTGTTTTGCCTGGAAACAATACCATCGAATTCCGCAAGGAATTAGTTATTGAACTCGAAAAATAACTGTATACGCAGACCAGTTGAGAAATCATGATATGGAGATTGTTTTAGGAAGAAGGATATATATCACTTACTTGTGCAGATCTGATGTTTTATAGTACTCAGCAAAATCCATCTTTAGTCGCACTTCTGCTGCAATTGAACTGACCTCGAGCATCCACGTTGCAGGATTGTACTTATCTTTGATTTTAGACACTCCAGGAATTGCCTAGTTGCATAATTGAACAACAGATTAGTATAACTCACTTTATTTTTGGTTATTCAACATTTTTCTAAGTTCATAAATGAACAAAAGTTAATCTGGCATGGAGCTTTATGTACCTCAAAGTACTCGACCATTTTCTGGGAGTTGCGACCCAATTGCCCAGAGTAGATCACCTGGCCTCCTCTTTTCAGCAACAGCAACTGCACATAAGTGAGAAACTCTAGTTAACACTTAATTGCTGGAAATGTGGAACAATCACTTGTATAACCTACTCATACCCACCTCATCAAAAGCCTCAAAGATGTCAATGCTTGGCTGGTGGATTGTGCAAACCACTGTCCGTCCGGTGTCAACTGTGTTCCGCACTGTTCTCATGACAATTGCTGCAGCTCTTGCATCAAGGCCTGATGTTGGTTCATCCATGAAGATGATCGATGGGTTGGCGACGAGCTCCACAGCTATTGTCAACCTTTTTCTTTGCTCCGTTGAAAGCCCTGTAATTCCTGGCAGGCCAACTAAAGCATCCTTAAGATTGTCAAGCTCCACTAGTTCCATAACTTCATCCACAAATTGCTGCAATCATTGAGACATGCTACATGTGAGTTTGATAAAATTATGATTTGTAACTTTggtttaaaaacaaaaaagttaattatatgTACTGTTTCTTGTCATATCTATCAAATCTCAAACATATAACTGACTTTACCTAGGCTAAGTGGTCTTAATGATAACAAGCAAAACAAACTGTGTCATCCGTTCTGTCTTAGTAGCCAACGATTTTATCTTTTAAGAAAAGACATCAAACAACTAAATGTAGTGTTAGCGACAGGCAAAAAGACACGACTTACAATCTTGATATCATCAGTGATTTCTTGATCTCCAATCTTTTTAGGAAGGCGCAAGAAGGCAGAGTATATCAAAGACTCCCTAACTGTGACCTGAGGAGAATGGATATCATTTTGCTCACAGTAGCCAGAAATCCTTGCAAATGTTGCTTGGTTCTTGGGATAACCGGCAATTCTGATATCTCCTTCAATGTAACCCCCAGTCTTTCTTCCAGCCAAAACATCCATAAGAGTAGTCTTTCCAGCTCCACTGACACCCATGAGTGCTGTCAGCACTCCAGGCCTAAATGATCCTGTAACCTCGCGCAACAATTGGAGCCTATCATCCTGCACTCCTTGCTGTTTCATTTCCTGGGCAAACAAGAAAATTCTCCATTGATTTTCCATGTTTGAACTCACAAACACATTGAGGAGGAAGGTAAGAAATGGGACAGGAAAAACTGCTGAGAATAGTTGAGGGTGAACTCACTGCAGGCATGTCGACATAGTAGTTCACATTTTCAAAAGACATGGCAAGAGGGTTGAATGGAAGAACCATTCCTCTTCTCGGACCAGCTTCGTTGCTGCCAATGGACATGACTTGTGAAACCCCATTTGACGAACAATTGCTCAAACGAGCACTCAATCTCATCTCCTTCATTTCCTCTGAAATAATCAAAGCATTAATCCTCAGATTAGCAACTGCCACTTGTCTTCCCAGATTCACTTATGAGCTATGACGTTTAGTCAGAGTTTCTTACTGTTATGGCCACCGTCCTTTGATTTCATGCTGCCATTTCTTACTGTCTCTCTTGCATGCCCATTGCCTTCTGCTTCCTTTGCAGTTTCTTCTGATATAACAGCTTGTGGTTTGCCGAGAGCTAACAATTAAAGCACAAGTGAATTAGATATCGCCACAAAAACTATGATTAGCAAGTATTTCCTAAGGATGAACAGCAAGGAATTAAGCAGTTTAGGTACTTACGATTCAGATACATGAGTGACAGTGTGAAAAGGACATTGAAGAAGATGCTGAAACCAAAGAGCGCTGCTGCTCCAATCCAGTACCAGTTTTTGTCAGCAAAGATGTTTGCGCCTTCAAGCATAGCTATCCCTAGTCTTTTGGGAACACCATTTTGATCCTATCAACATGCACACGCACACCTTgtcaacaaaaatatatatgttaaaTAGTGAAAAATTAGCACAGTAATGAGCTTACCAGTACAAACTTCTCCATCCACCGAGGAGAATAGAATTCATTGACTGCTAGAGCATTATATCCATACATCAGAGGTGAAACCCAATAACCCCAGACCCACCATTTAGGGATGAAAGCTGTTAACAGTGGGATGGCAAAGAAGAAAGAGCCAGTCAGCAAAGCTACAATATTGATCTGCAGAAGAGTGTGAATGAATAGGGAAAAGACAGGCAATGAACCTTTTGGCAAGAGAAagcctccaagaacaaagaagataaGAAGAGACAGTGCTCCACCAGTGTGAGCAACGATCATGGATCTGCAAAGTCCAGCGATTGCTCTGAAAAGCCCACCTGCCATCTGTTGGGTCAAAAACACCAGCAGCAACTGCTTGAAAAACCTGCACACAAGTACCACATTTAGCAGTTATAAACTGCTGCTTCCTGAAACAGAAAACAGGAAAAAAATTCTACTTCATGTGTACCTGTCAGCCTCTGGAGCAAATCCTATGGTATAGTATGTGACAAGAACCCAGACTATAGATTCAATAATGGAGAAGGGGATTCTGAGAATGGCATTCGGTAACGTGAAGACCCAAGCAGGGTAGAAAAGGAGGTCCCGGTGCCTGTAGAACACCGGTAACCTTGTTATGGCCAAAGAGAGCTCGGCAAAACCATTGAACATATTCACAA from Phragmites australis chromosome 8, lpPhrAust1.1, whole genome shotgun sequence includes:
- the LOC133926880 gene encoding ABC transporter G family member 42 yields the protein MESAMEKVWESGRRMSRSIGRGMGMEAWGVDEAFMPQQWGSRGAGSRRSRVDDDEEALRWAAIERLPTYSRVRTAILSSSTEAEAAEMDAAPRQQYKEVDVRKLGLGDRQEFIERVFRVAEEDNQRFLQKLRNRIDRVGIELPTVEVRFEQLTVQAKCHVGSRALPTLLNTARNIAEGALGLVGVRLGRQATLTILKDVSGVVRPSRMTLLLGPPSSGKTTLLLALAGKLDPALKSTGEITYNGFRLGEFVPQKTAAYISQTDVHVGEMTVKETLDFSARCQGVGTKYDLMTELARREKEAGIRPEPEVDLFMKATSMEGVESSLQTDYTLRILGLDICADTIVGDQMQRGISGGQKKRVTTGEMIVGPTKVLFMDEISTGLDSSTTFQIVKCLQQIVHLGEATILMSLLQPAPETFDLFDDIILLSEGQIVYQGPREYVLEFFESCGFRCPERKGTADFLQEVTSKKDQEQYWADKQRPYRYISVPEFAQRFKRFHAGLQLENHLSLRFDKSRCHQAALVFSKHSVSTTELLKASFDKEWLLIKRNSFVYIFKTLQLIIIALVASTVFLRTHMHTRNVDDGFVYIGALLFGLIVNMFNGFAELSLAITRLPVFYRHRDLLFYPAWVFTLPNAILRIPFSIIESIVWVLVTYYTIGFAPEADRFFKQLLLVFLTQQMAGGLFRAIAGLCRSMIVAHTGGALSLLIFFVLGGFLLPKAFIPKWWVWGYWVSPLMYGYNALAVNEFYSPRWMEKFVLDQNGVPKRLGIAMLEGANIFADKNWYWIGAAALFGFSIFFNVLFTLSLMYLNPLGKPQAVISEETAKEAEGNGHARETVRNGSMKSKDGGHNKEMKEMRLSARLSNCSSNGVSQVMSIGSNEAGPRRGMVLPFNPLAMSFENVNYYVDMPAEMKQQGVQDDRLQLLREVTGSFRPGVLTALMGVSGAGKTTLMDVLAGRKTGGYIEGDIRIAGYPKNQATFARISGYCEQNDIHSPQVTVRESLIYSAFLRLPKKIGDQEITDDIKIQFVDEVMELVELDNLKDALVGLPGITGLSTEQRKRLTIAVELVANPSIIFMDEPTSGLDARAAAIVMRTVRNTVDTGRTVVCTIHQPSIDIFEAFDELLLLKRGGQVIYSGQLGRNSQKMVEYFEAIPGVSKIKDKYNPATWMLEVSSIAAEVRLKMDFAEYYKTSDLHKQNKVLVKQLSQPETGTSDLYFPTKYSQSTIGQFKACLWKHWLTYWRSPDYNLVRFFFTLFTALLLGSIFWRIGTKMGDANTLRMVIGAMYTAVMFVGINNCSTVQPIVSIERTVFYRERAAGMYSAMPYAIAQVVMEIPYVFVQATYYTLIVYAMMSFQWTAAKFFWFFFVSYFSFLYFTYYGMMTVSISPNHEVAAIFAAAFYSLFNLFSGFFIPRPRIPKWWIWYYWICPLAWTVYGLIVTQYGDLEEIISVPGQPDQTISYYITHHFGYHKNFMAVVAPVLVLFAVFFAFMYAVCIKKLNFQQR